A genome region from Brachymonas denitrificans includes the following:
- a CDS encoding error-prone DNA polymerase translates to MSRPFVIPAYAELWCLSNFSFLRGASHPRELVERAQQLGYQALAVTDECSLAGVVRAHEAAGETGLKLLIGAQFEVEHAAPFTLIVLACNLDGYGNLCEFITGLRRRADKGSYRLERHEIVPRALDDCVVLAAPRRPATPEQLQATARWLLDGFSGRCWLAVRLLRELGDELWLHQMREVSALTAIPLVAAGDVHMHVRSRKPLQDVLTATRIGKPLTACGYALQGNAERHLRTRLRLAQTYPADLLAETLRVADRCNFSLEELRYQYPDEVVPAGETPASYLRRITYEGASLRWPGGISAKVRGLIEHELALISELGYEHYFLTVFDIVQFARSERILCQGRGSAANSAVCYCLHVTEVDPDRSTLLFERFMSKERNEPPDIDVDFEHERREEVIQYLYQKYGRHRAGLTATVISYRSKSAMRDVGKALGFAAAVVDALAQDHHWWDGSGVQPEALQRLGLSADDLAVRQLVQLTRTLMGFPRHLSQHVGGFVLTKGALSRMVPIENAAMQDRTVIEWDKDDLDVLGLLKVDVLALGMLTALRKMLDLVSRRKGVEFRMQDIPPEDPATYAMISRADTIGVFQIESRAQMSMLPRLQPKCFYDLVIEVAIVRPGPIQGGMVHPYLRRRQGLEQVSYPSEALQEVLKRTLGVPIFQEQVMQIAMVAAGFSAGEADGLRRSMAAWRRKGGMEKYYRKIVDGMLERGYERAFAESIFEQIKGFSEYGFPESHSASFALLVYASSWLKCHYPAEFLAALINSQPLGFYTPSQLVQDARRHGVEVRPVDVVHSAVDCTLEEPLPSLDAPAARGIEPDRTRFPGMQQDHASPPPVRLGLRLIDKLPRAAALRIVAERERAPLRSAEDLARRCGLDHTAMKLLAAADALRSLSGHRRNQVWEAAGLHAMPRLLREAPVNEAQFELPAAPEGEEVLWDYAATGLTLRRHPLALLRPQLARRRLLTSAQLAQQPDGALVRHAGIITLRQQPQTAKGTVFVTLEDEIGVVQVICWKGVRDAQRSVLLHARLMAVYGRWQREGQVTNLIAFQLTDLTPLLGRLPTESRDFH, encoded by the coding sequence ATGTCACGCCCTTTTGTGATTCCGGCTTATGCCGAACTCTGGTGCCTGAGCAATTTCAGCTTTCTGCGCGGGGCCAGCCATCCACGCGAACTGGTCGAGCGTGCGCAGCAGCTGGGCTACCAGGCGCTGGCGGTGACGGATGAGTGTTCGCTGGCGGGGGTGGTGCGTGCCCATGAAGCGGCCGGGGAAACGGGGCTGAAATTGCTGATCGGCGCGCAGTTCGAGGTGGAGCATGCGGCGCCCTTCACTCTGATCGTGCTGGCCTGCAACCTGGATGGCTATGGCAATCTGTGCGAGTTCATCACCGGCTTGCGCCGGCGGGCCGACAAGGGCAGCTACCGGCTGGAGCGGCACGAAATTGTGCCGAGAGCGCTGGATGATTGCGTGGTGCTGGCGGCGCCACGGCGTCCGGCTACGCCGGAGCAGTTGCAGGCTACGGCGCGCTGGCTGCTGGACGGCTTCAGCGGGCGCTGCTGGCTGGCCGTGCGGCTGTTGCGCGAACTCGGAGACGAACTGTGGCTGCACCAGATGCGCGAGGTTTCGGCGTTGACGGCGATTCCGCTGGTGGCGGCGGGCGATGTGCACATGCATGTGCGCTCGCGCAAGCCGCTGCAGGATGTGCTGACGGCCACACGCATCGGCAAGCCGCTCACGGCCTGCGGCTACGCCCTGCAGGGCAATGCCGAGCGGCATCTGCGTACGCGCTTGCGGCTGGCGCAGACCTATCCCGCGGACTTGCTGGCGGAGACCTTGCGGGTGGCCGACCGCTGCAATTTCAGTCTGGAGGAGTTGCGCTACCAGTATCCGGACGAGGTGGTTCCTGCGGGCGAAACGCCAGCGTCCTACCTGCGCCGCATCACCTACGAAGGGGCCAGCCTGCGCTGGCCGGGCGGCATCAGCGCCAAGGTGCGCGGCCTGATCGAGCATGAACTGGCGCTGATCTCGGAACTGGGATACGAACACTATTTTCTCACCGTGTTCGACATCGTGCAGTTTGCGCGCAGCGAGCGCATCCTGTGCCAGGGGCGCGGCTCGGCAGCCAATTCTGCGGTGTGCTATTGCCTGCACGTGACGGAGGTGGATCCAGATCGCAGCACGCTGCTGTTCGAGCGTTTCATGAGCAAGGAGCGCAATGAGCCGCCGGATATCGACGTCGATTTCGAGCACGAGCGGCGCGAGGAGGTGATCCAGTACCTGTACCAGAAATACGGCCGCCATCGCGCCGGACTGACGGCGACCGTGATCAGCTACCGTTCCAAATCGGCCATGCGTGATGTGGGCAAGGCGCTGGGCTTCGCTGCAGCGGTGGTGGACGCACTGGCCCAGGACCACCACTGGTGGGATGGCAGTGGCGTGCAGCCGGAGGCGCTGCAGCGGCTGGGCTTGTCGGCAGACGATCTGGCGGTGCGCCAGCTGGTGCAGCTGACGCGCACGCTGATGGGTTTTCCGCGCCATCTGTCGCAGCATGTGGGCGGCTTTGTGCTGACCAAGGGTGCCTTGTCGCGCATGGTGCCTATCGAGAATGCCGCCATGCAGGACCGCACGGTGATCGAGTGGGACAAGGACGATCTGGATGTGCTGGGGCTGCTCAAGGTGGACGTGCTGGCCCTGGGCATGCTCACGGCACTGCGCAAGATGCTGGATCTGGTCAGCCGGCGCAAGGGGGTGGAGTTCCGGATGCAGGATATTCCGCCGGAAGACCCGGCCACCTACGCCATGATCAGCAGGGCCGACACTATTGGCGTGTTCCAGATCGAGAGCCGGGCGCAGATGAGCATGCTGCCGCGCTTGCAGCCGAAGTGCTTCTACGATCTGGTGATTGAAGTGGCGATCGTGCGGCCGGGGCCGATTCAGGGGGGCATGGTGCATCCTTATCTGCGGCGCCGCCAGGGACTGGAGCAAGTGAGCTATCCCAGCGAAGCCCTGCAAGAAGTGCTGAAGCGCACGCTCGGTGTGCCGATTTTTCAGGAACAGGTGATGCAGATTGCCATGGTGGCGGCCGGTTTCAGCGCCGGGGAAGCCGATGGCCTGCGCCGCTCCATGGCGGCCTGGCGGCGCAAGGGGGGCATGGAGAAGTACTACCGGAAGATCGTGGATGGCATGCTCGAGCGCGGCTATGAGCGTGCGTTTGCCGAGTCGATCTTCGAGCAGATCAAGGGGTTTTCCGAGTACGGCTTTCCGGAAAGCCATTCGGCCAGTTTTGCCCTGTTGGTATATGCCAGCAGCTGGCTCAAGTGCCACTATCCTGCCGAATTTCTGGCGGCCCTGATCAACAGCCAGCCGCTGGGCTTCTATACGCCCAGCCAGCTGGTGCAGGATGCGCGCCGGCATGGGGTGGAGGTGCGGCCGGTGGATGTGGTGCACAGTGCAGTGGATTGCACGCTGGAAGAGCCGCTGCCTTCGCTAGATGCTCCTGCGGCACGCGGGATCGAACCAGACCGCACTCGGTTTCCCGGGATGCAGCAGGACCACGCATCCCCTCCCCCCGTCCGCCTGGGCCTGCGCCTGATCGACAAGCTCCCGCGCGCCGCAGCCTTGCGGATTGTGGCGGAGCGCGAACGCGCCCCACTCCGCAGCGCCGAGGACCTGGCTCGCCGCTGCGGGCTGGACCACACCGCCATGAAGCTGCTCGCCGCCGCCGACGCCCTGAGGAGCCTGAGCGGCCATCGTCGCAACCAGGTGTGGGAAGCGGCCGGCCTGCATGCCATGCCGCGCCTGCTGCGCGAGGCGCCCGTCAACGAGGCGCAATTCGAACTGCCCGCCGCCCCCGAAGGCGAGGAAGTGCTGTGGGACTACGCCGCCACCGGTCTCACCCTGCGCCGCCATCCGCTGGCCCTGCTGCGCCCGCAACTGGCACGGCGGCGCCTGCTGACCAGTGCGCAACTGGCGCAGCAGCCGGACGGTGCACTGGTGCGCCATGCCGGCATCATCACCCTGCGCCAGCAGCCGCAGACGGCCAAGGGCACGGTGTTCGTCACGCTGGAGGACGAAATAGGGGTGGTGCAAGTCATCTGCTGGAAAGGTGTGCGCGATGCGCAGCGTTCCGTGCTGCTGCATGCGCGCCTGATGGCTGTGTACGGGCGCTGGCAGCGCGAAGGCCAGGTCACCAACCTGATCGCCTTCCAACTGACCGACCTGACCCCGCTGCTCGGGCGCCTGCCCACGGAAAGCCGGGATTTTCATTGA
- a CDS encoding Y-family DNA polymerase codes for MLWAALLSDPSPSCIEGLVVWGLQFTPRVAIVRSELGFAPAVLMELESSVRLFGGRRRLAARMRSESAELGATALSWATTGLGALALARGGVRHGFGAPLAQCLDALPLSSLDAVHQEAATLARLGCRTLGQVRVLPRAGLGRRFGAGLLEALDQAYGLRPETPVWEQLPERFHGRLELMARVETAPALMHGARRLLLQLCGWLAARCCGVTVFTLRWCHDGMRSRHVEDGGELTIRTAQPTRQIGHLGRLLTEHLARVELQAPVGELHLLADEVQPFEETPASLLPNERPDDEPLPLVLERMAARLGNARVLRPVLCEDHRPEWQVQWQPAQEALPRAGASWQGLPQPGFLLPQPVKLGINAAGQPLYHGALKLLSGPHRIEGGWWHRVQEADGSQHAVTAVRDYWVAQSEQAGVLWLYQTRLAHEGTAWYLHGFFA; via the coding sequence ATGTTGTGGGCCGCGCTGCTGTCCGATCCGTCTCCGTCGTGCATTGAGGGACTGGTGGTGTGGGGCCTGCAGTTCACGCCGCGGGTGGCCATCGTCCGTTCGGAGCTAGGCTTTGCGCCAGCCGTGCTGATGGAGCTGGAAAGCAGCGTGCGCCTGTTTGGCGGGCGGCGCCGGCTGGCGGCAAGAATGCGAAGCGAAAGCGCCGAATTGGGCGCAACGGCGCTGAGCTGGGCGACGACCGGGCTGGGGGCACTGGCCCTGGCACGAGGCGGTGTGCGGCATGGTTTTGGTGCACCGCTGGCGCAGTGTCTGGATGCCCTGCCCTTGTCCAGCCTGGATGCCGTGCATCAGGAAGCTGCCACGCTGGCACGGCTGGGCTGCCGCACGCTGGGGCAGGTGCGCGTCCTGCCCCGCGCCGGCCTGGGGCGGCGCTTTGGTGCGGGCTTGCTGGAGGCTCTGGATCAGGCGTATGGCTTGCGTCCCGAAACGCCGGTGTGGGAGCAGTTGCCGGAGCGTTTCCATGGCCGGCTGGAACTGATGGCGCGGGTGGAAACCGCCCCCGCGCTGATGCATGGCGCGCGGCGCCTGTTGTTGCAGCTGTGCGGCTGGCTGGCGGCGCGCTGCTGTGGCGTGACGGTATTCACCCTGCGCTGGTGCCATGACGGCATGCGTTCGCGCCATGTGGAGGATGGCGGGGAGCTGACTATCCGCACGGCGCAGCCGACGCGACAGATCGGGCATCTGGGCCGGCTGCTGACCGAGCATTTGGCCAGGGTGGAGTTGCAGGCGCCGGTGGGCGAGCTGCACCTGCTGGCCGATGAAGTACAGCCTTTCGAGGAAACACCGGCTTCGCTGCTGCCCAATGAACGCCCGGATGACGAGCCGCTGCCCTTGGTGCTGGAGCGCATGGCGGCGCGATTGGGCAATGCGCGGGTGCTGCGTCCCGTGCTGTGCGAAGACCATCGGCCCGAATGGCAGGTGCAGTGGCAGCCGGCGCAAGAGGCGCTGCCCCGTGCTGGCGCCAGTTGGCAGGGCTTGCCGCAGCCGGGTTTTCTGCTGCCGCAGCCGGTGAAGCTGGGGATCAATGCTGCCGGCCAGCCGCTGTACCACGGCGCGCTGAAGCTGCTTTCGGGGCCGCATCGCATCGAGGGGGGCTGGTGGCACCGGGTGCAGGAGGCGGATGGCAGCCAGCATGCGGTAACGGCCGTGCGGGATTACTGGGTGGCGCAGAGTGAACAGGCGGGTGTGCTCTGGCTGTACCAGACGCGGCTGGCCCATGAGGGTACGGCCTGGTATCTGCATGGCTTCTTTGCCTGA
- the imuA gene encoding translesion DNA synthesis-associated protein ImuA — MNAPSLQQAALATPPPLPSSRPSADRLAAALPASVWRASELGTAPAPVRASGWAELDAELPGGGWPCQALTEILLPCTASCEWRLTGPALRTVAANHGPIVLIGPPVPPHVPGLMHAGVGARDLVWIQAEKVAERLWAAEQLIRANAAAAVLAWVPQARSEQIRRLQISALRCEGLVFVFRPDSVCQQASAAPLRLRVAPRAGWALEVQILKRRGALHEDAILLPSVPGGLAEVLPPRLLQPGLPLPVPAVEVSHVVGRAAVRSVSVVH; from the coding sequence ATGAATGCTCCCTCTCTCCAGCAGGCTGCGCTTGCAACGCCGCCGCCTTTGCCCTCTTCCCGGCCATCTGCTGATCGCCTGGCTGCGGCATTGCCGGCGTCGGTCTGGCGCGCTTCGGAACTGGGGACTGCGCCGGCACCGGTGCGTGCTTCGGGCTGGGCGGAGCTGGATGCCGAGTTGCCGGGAGGTGGCTGGCCGTGCCAGGCGCTGACGGAGATTTTGCTGCCGTGCACTGCCAGCTGTGAATGGCGCTTGACTGGCCCTGCCCTGCGTACCGTGGCGGCCAATCATGGGCCGATTGTGCTGATCGGTCCGCCGGTTCCGCCGCATGTGCCGGGCCTGATGCACGCGGGTGTAGGGGCGCGGGATCTGGTGTGGATCCAGGCCGAGAAGGTAGCGGAGCGGCTGTGGGCGGCAGAGCAGCTGATCCGCGCCAATGCGGCGGCTGCGGTGCTGGCCTGGGTGCCGCAGGCCCGGTCGGAACAGATCCGGCGACTGCAGATCAGCGCCTTGCGCTGCGAGGGGCTGGTGTTTGTGTTCCGGCCCGATTCGGTGTGCCAGCAGGCGTCTGCGGCGCCCTTGCGCCTGCGTGTGGCGCCAAGAGCTGGCTGGGCCCTGGAGGTGCAGATTCTCAAGCGGCGCGGCGCCTTGCATGAGGATGCCATCCTGCTGCCTTCGGTGCCGGGCGGGCTGGCAGAGGTGTTGCCGCCGCGCCTGCTCCAGCCGGGTTTGCCCCTGCCTGTTCCTGCTGTCGAGGTGTCCCATGTTGTGGGCCGCGCTGCTGTCCGATCCGTCTCCGTCGTGCATTGA
- a CDS encoding 3'-5' exoribonuclease: protein MRVFLDTEFTNFNLPELISLGLVTEDGREFYAERTDFSREACSAFVHAHVLPLLGRVPGAACDAGTLGERLHGWLEALGEPVCMVYDYADDWLLLTQTLISEERLRLPTTLQSREFVWADTLHHPAFREAHAAVYSLEWMPHHALADARSLRAGVLAWEAVARKSR, encoded by the coding sequence ATGCGTGTTTTTCTCGATACCGAATTCACCAATTTCAATCTGCCCGAGCTGATCAGCCTGGGGCTGGTGACGGAAGACGGGCGGGAGTTCTATGCCGAGCGCACCGATTTTTCGCGCGAGGCGTGCAGCGCGTTTGTGCATGCGCATGTGCTGCCCTTGCTGGGGCGCGTGCCGGGGGCAGCCTGCGATGCCGGAACGCTCGGGGAGCGGCTGCATGGCTGGCTGGAGGCGCTGGGCGAGCCGGTGTGCATGGTGTATGACTATGCGGATGACTGGCTGCTGCTGACGCAAACGCTGATCTCCGAGGAGCGGCTGCGTTTGCCCACGACGCTGCAATCGCGCGAGTTTGTGTGGGCAGATACGCTGCACCATCCGGCGTTTCGGGAGGCACATGCGGCGGTGTATTCGCTGGAATGGATGCCGCACCATGCGCTGGCGGATGCGCGCAGTCTGCGGGCGGGGGTGCTGGCCTGGGAGGCGGTGGCACGGAAGTCGCGCTAG
- a CDS encoding L-serine ammonia-lyase — protein MISALDLFKIGIGPSSSHTVGPMRAACNFARHLQEAGLLSAVQRVQIRLYGSLSATGVGHGTDRAIIAGLMGQQPDQADPDQMTQAVDAVQLDVSLPLAGAHPIAFDWQRDLQFQPVSLPRHPNAMRLTAFGQEGQTVYENTYYSIGGGFVIDEAQAVEGQTGAPREEVELPFDDAEQMLTLCRQHNLRLADLVLRNERTWRPEAETRAALLDIWATMRACVSRGLRQEGTLPGGLDVERRAPGMYRRLHARDALPNLITQTFSAMDWVNLYALAVNEENAAGGRVVTAPTNGAAGIIPAVLHYFMDFQRGANDDDVVDFLLAATAIGVLLKRNASISGAEVGCQGEVGSACAMAAAGLTQVLGGTPEQVENAAEIGLEHNLGLTCDPVGGLVQVPCIERNAMGAIKAINAAQLALSGDGRHKVSLDTAIRTMRDTGRDMLDKYKETSRGGLAVAYAEC, from the coding sequence ATGATCAGCGCGCTCGACCTGTTCAAGATCGGCATCGGCCCCTCCAGCTCCCACACCGTCGGCCCCATGCGGGCGGCCTGCAATTTCGCCCGCCATCTGCAGGAGGCCGGCCTGCTGTCTGCCGTGCAGCGTGTGCAGATCAGGCTCTACGGCTCGCTCTCGGCCACCGGCGTCGGCCACGGCACTGACCGTGCCATCATCGCCGGCCTGATGGGTCAGCAACCCGACCAGGCTGATCCCGACCAGATGACCCAGGCCGTGGATGCCGTGCAGCTGGACGTCAGCCTGCCCCTGGCAGGCGCCCACCCCATTGCCTTTGACTGGCAGCGCGACCTGCAGTTCCAGCCCGTCAGCCTGCCGCGCCATCCCAACGCCATGCGCCTGACCGCATTCGGGCAGGAGGGGCAGACCGTTTACGAAAACACTTACTACTCCATCGGCGGCGGCTTCGTCATCGATGAAGCCCAGGCCGTCGAAGGCCAGACCGGCGCCCCGCGCGAGGAAGTCGAACTGCCTTTCGACGATGCCGAACAGATGCTCACACTCTGCCGCCAGCACAATCTGCGCCTGGCCGACCTGGTGCTGCGCAACGAGCGCACCTGGCGCCCCGAAGCCGAAACCCGCGCCGCCTTGCTCGACATCTGGGCCACCATGCGCGCCTGCGTCAGCCGCGGCCTGCGTCAGGAAGGGACGCTCCCAGGCGGTCTCGACGTGGAACGCCGCGCCCCCGGCATGTACCGCCGCCTCCACGCGCGTGACGCGCTGCCCAACCTCATCACCCAGACCTTCTCCGCCATGGACTGGGTCAACCTCTACGCTCTGGCCGTCAACGAGGAAAATGCCGCGGGTGGCCGCGTCGTCACCGCGCCCACCAACGGCGCCGCAGGCATCATCCCGGCGGTACTGCACTACTTCATGGATTTCCAGCGCGGCGCCAATGACGACGACGTGGTCGACTTCCTGCTTGCCGCCACTGCCATCGGGGTGCTGCTCAAGCGCAATGCTTCCATTTCGGGGGCGGAAGTCGGCTGTCAGGGCGAAGTCGGCTCTGCCTGCGCCATGGCTGCGGCAGGCCTCACCCAGGTGTTGGGAGGCACGCCGGAACAAGTCGAAAACGCCGCCGAAATCGGCCTGGAACACAACCTAGGCCTTACTTGCGATCCCGTGGGCGGCCTGGTGCAGGTGCCCTGCATCGAGCGCAACGCCATGGGCGCCATCAAGGCCATCAACGCCGCTCAGCTTGCGCTGTCGGGTGATGGCAGGCACAAGGTCAGCCTCGACACAGCCATCCGCACCATGCGCGATACCGGGCGCGACATGCTGGACAAGTACAAGGAAACGTCGCGGGGCGGGCTGGCCGTGGCCTATGCCGAATGCTGA
- a CDS encoding Ohr family peroxiredoxin has protein sequence MGYAACFDNALPVAAKQLKLEPRSTWTSVEVGIGQTASGGYALDVDLYVHVEGLPEAEARKLVEATHQVCPYSNATRGNIDVRLHVSTT, from the coding sequence ATGGGCTATGCGGCCTGCTTCGACAATGCCCTGCCGGTTGCTGCCAAGCAATTGAAGCTGGAGCCCAGGAGCACGTGGACTTCGGTGGAGGTCGGCATCGGACAAACGGCCAGTGGCGGTTATGCCCTGGATGTGGACCTGTATGTCCATGTTGAGGGTCTGCCAGAGGCAGAGGCTCGCAAGCTGGTGGAAGCCACGCATCAGGTTTGCCCCTACTCCAACGCAACGCGCGGCAATATCGATGTGCGGCTGCATGTCTCGACCACGTAA
- a CDS encoding MerR family transcriptional regulator, with translation MSTLTPNLPAIPAKRYFTIGEVAELCGVKPHVLRYWEQEFTQLNPMKRRGNRRYYQHHEVLMVRRIRDLLYEQGFTISGARHQLEMSKGKAAASAAAEVNGTNGAAVAGVAAGAAAIDAAGVAGGDGIPANTGSEPIADVASLRRELEAILSFLA, from the coding sequence ATGAGCACCCTCACTCCGAATCTTCCCGCCATTCCTGCCAAACGCTACTTCACCATCGGCGAAGTCGCAGAACTCTGCGGTGTCAAGCCGCATGTGCTGCGTTACTGGGAGCAGGAATTTACCCAGCTCAACCCCATGAAGCGCCGCGGCAACCGCCGCTACTACCAGCACCACGAGGTGCTGATGGTGCGCCGCATCCGCGATCTTCTGTATGAGCAGGGTTTCACCATCAGCGGCGCGCGGCATCAGCTGGAGATGAGCAAGGGCAAGGCGGCGGCTTCTGCTGCGGCCGAGGTGAATGGAACGAATGGGGCTGCAGTTGCCGGTGTGGCGGCCGGGGCTGCTGCGATTGACGCCGCAGGAGTGGCTGGGGGCGATGGCATCCCGGCGAACACCGGGTCTGAACCGATTGCGGATGTGGCCAGCCTGCGCCGTGAGCTGGAGGCGATCCTGTCGTTTCTGGCTTGA
- a CDS encoding integration host factor subunit alpha, with product MEIALDSLETPTLTKAQLAEKLFDNIGLNKREAKDMVDAFFDLIAQELVKGNDVKISGFGNFQLRAKSPRPGRNPRTGELISIEARRVVTFHASHKLKAIVQGDEGAGDEE from the coding sequence ATGGAAATCGCACTCGACTCCCTCGAAACCCCGACGCTGACCAAGGCCCAGCTGGCCGAAAAGCTGTTCGACAACATCGGCCTGAACAAGCGCGAGGCCAAGGACATGGTCGACGCCTTTTTCGACCTGATCGCGCAGGAACTGGTCAAGGGCAATGACGTGAAAATCTCCGGCTTTGGCAACTTCCAGCTGCGCGCCAAATCGCCACGGCCGGGACGCAACCCGCGCACGGGCGAGCTGATCTCGATCGAGGCACGCCGGGTGGTGACTTTTCATGCCAGCCACAAGCTCAAGGCGATTGTGCAGGGCGATGAAGGGGCTGGCGACGAGGAATAA
- the pheT gene encoding phenylalanine--tRNA ligase subunit beta: MQFPESWLRSFCNPSLTTQQLADTLTMAGLEVEELSPVAPPFSSIVVGEIKEAEQHPDADRLRVCKVDVGQPELLPIVCGAPNARVGIRVPCALVGAELPPGEDGKPFKIKVGKLRGVESYGMLCSARELGLSEDHGGLLELAADAPVGQNIREHLDLDDTLFTLKLTPNLAHCLSVYGVAREVSALTGAPLQALPEAQVPVTASEQVKVEVQAPDLCGRFSGRVITGVNTDAQTPAWMVDRLARCGQRSVSALVDISNYVMFELGQPSHIFDADKIAGSQLQVRWGKPGEQLKLLNGNTVTLDETVGVIADTKEVESLAGIMGGDATSVSDDTKNVYVEVAFWWPKAIAGRSRRYNFSTDAGHRYERGVDPARTAQVVERISQLILEICGGQAGPASDVQPNMPQPQPVTLRVERACKVIGMPVTEEQCLNALRGLGLPATAQNGVITVTPPTYRFDLQLEEDLIEEVIRVIGYEKLPTTPPQAPITPKLRRETERNPYAVRRQLAGLGYQETINYSFVEERWENELAGNANPIRLMNPIASQMSVMRSSLIGSLLNVVKFNLDRKASRVRVFEVGAVFLRDDSVVESDSSVAGFAQPTRVAGMAYGPVQALQWSSKDSAVDFYDVKGDVEALLAPLRATFEPAEHPALHPGRCARVLVDGKAIGFVGELHPRWRQAYDLPQAPVVFELDWDAVLQRPLPKFASVSKYQAAERDIAVIVKESVTHDALVAAAMAAPTNGTLRSAVVFDVFRAGKNSQADWLAAGEKSVAIRLQFLNEAAAHTDESLESARQAVLQQLASSVGARLRG, encoded by the coding sequence ATGCAATTTCCCGAATCCTGGCTCCGCAGTTTCTGCAATCCTTCGCTCACCACCCAGCAACTGGCCGATACCCTGACCATGGCCGGCCTGGAAGTGGAAGAGCTGTCGCCCGTCGCTCCGCCCTTCTCCTCCATCGTGGTGGGCGAGATCAAGGAGGCCGAGCAGCATCCCGACGCCGACCGCCTGCGCGTGTGCAAGGTGGATGTAGGTCAGCCGGAGCTGCTGCCAATCGTCTGCGGTGCGCCCAATGCCCGCGTCGGCATCCGCGTGCCCTGCGCGCTGGTTGGCGCCGAGCTGCCTCCGGGCGAGGATGGCAAGCCGTTCAAGATCAAGGTGGGCAAACTGCGTGGTGTGGAGAGCTACGGCATGCTGTGCTCGGCACGCGAACTGGGCCTGTCGGAAGACCACGGCGGCCTGCTGGAACTGGCGGCTGATGCCCCGGTCGGCCAGAACATCCGCGAGCATCTGGATCTGGACGACACCCTGTTCACGCTCAAGCTCACGCCCAACCTGGCGCACTGCCTGAGCGTGTATGGCGTGGCGCGCGAAGTGTCTGCCCTGACCGGCGCGCCGCTGCAGGCTCTGCCCGAAGCGCAGGTACCGGTCACCGCCAGCGAGCAGGTGAAGGTGGAAGTGCAGGCGCCGGATCTGTGCGGGCGCTTCAGCGGCCGCGTGATCACCGGCGTGAATACCGATGCCCAGACGCCTGCCTGGATGGTGGATCGCCTGGCGCGTTGCGGCCAGCGCAGCGTCTCGGCGCTGGTGGACATCTCCAACTACGTGATGTTCGAGCTGGGCCAGCCCTCGCACATCTTCGATGCCGACAAGATTGCCGGTTCCCAGCTGCAGGTGCGCTGGGGCAAGCCCGGCGAACAGCTCAAGCTGCTCAACGGCAACACCGTGACCCTGGACGAGACGGTCGGGGTGATCGCCGATACCAAGGAAGTCGAATCGCTGGCCGGCATCATGGGCGGCGATGCCACTTCGGTGAGCGACGACACCAAGAACGTGTACGTGGAGGTCGCCTTCTGGTGGCCCAAGGCGATTGCCGGCCGCTCGCGCCGCTACAACTTCAGCACCGATGCCGGCCACCGCTACGAGCGCGGCGTCGATCCGGCGCGCACCGCACAGGTGGTAGAGCGCATCAGCCAGCTCATTCTGGAGATCTGTGGCGGCCAGGCCGGCCCGGCCAGCGATGTGCAGCCCAATATGCCGCAGCCGCAACCGGTGACGCTGCGCGTGGAACGCGCCTGCAAGGTGATCGGCATGCCGGTGACCGAGGAGCAGTGCCTGAACGCCCTGCGCGGTCTGGGCCTGCCGGCCACGGCTCAGAATGGCGTGATCACCGTCACGCCGCCGACCTACCGCTTCGACCTGCAACTGGAAGAGGACCTGATCGAGGAAGTGATCCGCGTGATCGGCTACGAGAAGCTGCCGACCACGCCGCCGCAGGCGCCCATCACGCCCAAATTGCGCCGCGAGACCGAGCGCAACCCCTATGCCGTGCGCCGCCAACTGGCCGGCCTGGGCTATCAGGAAACCATCAACTACAGCTTCGTGGAAGAACGCTGGGAGAACGAGCTGGCGGGCAACGCCAACCCGATCAGGCTGATGAACCCGATCGCCAGCCAGATGAGCGTGATGCGCTCCTCGCTGATCGGTTCGCTGCTGAACGTGGTGAAGTTCAATCTGGACCGCAAGGCCAGCCGCGTGCGGGTGTTCGAGGTGGGCGCGGTGTTCCTGCGTGACGACTCTGTGGTGGAGAGCGACAGCAGCGTGGCCGGCTTTGCCCAGCCCACGCGCGTGGCCGGCATGGCTTACGGGCCGGTGCAGGCGCTGCAGTGGAGCAGCAAGGACAGCGCGGTCGATTTCTACGATGTGAAGGGCGATGTGGAAGCGCTGCTGGCTCCGCTGCGCGCCACCTTCGAGCCGGCCGAGCACCCTGCCCTGCATCCGGGCCGTTGCGCACGCGTGCTGGTCGATGGCAAGGCGATCGGCTTTGTCGGCGAGCTGCATCCGCGCTGGCGCCAGGCCTATGATCTGCCGCAGGCGCCGGTGGTGTTCGAGCTGGACTGGGATGCCGTGCTGCAGCGCCCGCTGCCGAAGTTTGCGTCCGTCTCCAAGTACCAGGCCGCCGAGCGCGACATTGCCGTGATCGTGAAGGAATCGGTGACGCACGACGCGCTGGTGGCTGCCGCCATGGCGGCGCCCACAAACGGCACGTTGCGCAGCGCCGTGGTGTTCGACGTGTTCCGCGCCGGCAAGAACAGCCAGGCCGACTGGCTGGCCGCCGGCGAAAAGAGCGTGGCGATCCGCCTGCAGTTCCTGAACGAGGCGGCCGCGCATACCGACGAATCGCTGGAAAGCGCGCGCCAGGCGGTGCTGCAGCAACTCGCAAGCAGCGTCGGCGCCCGCCTGCGCGGCTAA